TTGCAATCCTCTCCCTACTTACATTTCTGGCGAAGTCCTTTGATCTATATTTCTTGAGAAGCGTTTCTAATTTCACCTCCTCGAGCTTTTTCGATGGCATAACTAGCGCACATGCGACGATTAGACCCGAGGCGGCATCAGATGCGATAAGAGCTTTCTTGAGTTTATTATCTGGCATAACAGATGTGTACTCGTAGTTGTGAGCCAAAATCGCGTTGATGATTTCCTCATCAACGATTCCTTGGAGCAGCTCTTTTGCTTTAAGAGTGTGATTTGAAGGAGTATCACATGTCTCAAAGTCGATGTCGTGGAGAATTCCCGTCACCTCCCATTTCAAAGGATCTTCTCCGAGATTCGCCGCCAACTCCCTCATGATTGCACCGACCGCTGTCATATGCTTCAGATTGTTATCTTTCAATATATATTTCCTTACCAGCTGGATTGCGTCGTCCCTTGAGATCATTCATATGCAATATCATCGAGCGAGTAATTAACCTATCCTCCCGCGACGAATACCCTCTTCGCAAATGGCTGGAACACCCATGAGATTCCAAATTTCTTTTCCAGCCTACATGGACTTTCTTCAAAATTTTGAATCAAAGAAGACGGAAGTGCCAGTACCTAGGAGTTCTTAAATAGATAGGGTAAGATCCAGTTTGACTTTGCATAATTCCATGTCCATATGCTACAATAATGTGCTAATGGCTGAAGACAAAAATATAAACCAATGATTCCAAAAAAGACTTGAATACATTAGTCGAAGGTAAGATTGATGGCCAGAAAGATCCCATATAAGAATAAAAGCATAGCACCATATCTTCTATTGATGCCTTCGTGGCGTTTTAACACGAAGAATACTAAAATTGTGAACAAAACGAGCGGAATGACGCCTGTGACCAATAACATTTTGGTGAGCGGCAGGTCTTGAAAGATTCCCCCCATTCCTGCAACGACGAGCGTGTTGAAAATAACAGAGCCGAAGCTGTTTCCTAACGCGATGTCCGTTCCCTTCTTGAAAGCAGCGATGATGCTCACCGTCATTTCGGGGAGGGTGGTTCCAA
This genomic window from Methanomassiliicoccales archaeon contains:
- a CDS encoding HD domain-containing protein, producing the protein MISRDDAIQLVRKYILKDNNLKHMTAVGAIMRELAANLGEDPLKWEVTGILHDIDFETCDTPSNHTLKAKELLQGIVDEEIINAILAHNYEYTSVMPDNKLKKALIASDAASGLIVACALVMPSKKLEEVKLETLLKKYRSKDFARNVSRERIAMCEQLCLPIDQCLQIALNGMKRVHEELGL